One Methanofervidicoccus abyssi genomic window, CTTCTAGTATTCAATAAACCCTACTTTTTAATTTTAATATATATAGTTTTTGAATTATATTATAGTAATAATTTTTAGGATTCAGATCGGGTAAGTATCATCATATTTTCAGATAACCCTCTTCTCATCATCATCCTAAGAGAGCTATAAAAGGGGAAAAAATGAAGAATCTTAAAGAGAGACTTAGAAATATAAGGAAGGAGATAGATGAGATAGACGAGAAACTTGTATATCTGATATCTAAGAGGACTGAGTACGCAAGAGAAATTGCCCATTTAAAAATGGAGTTAAACTATCCTATAAACGATGAAAAGAGAGAGATGGAGATTAAAGAGAGGATATATAAACTGTGTAAGAAGTACAATTTAGACTTTGAGATAGTGTGGAATGTGATGGGCATACTTATGGAATACAGTAAGATAGTTCAAAGAGAAGAAATTAACAGTAAAAACAGTAAAAAATTATAAAAAAATAAAAAAAATTTTAAAGGATTTTAGTAGTTCTCTATGAGGTACAGTGCAGCTTCTCTTGTTTTCTCTCTGTCTCCTCCTGCTACTACTAGTATCCTGTTGTCTACTACCTGTAGTGTTGCTGGACTATCATTGGTTATATCTATCTTACCTTCCTTCTGTAATTCTTCACTTAGTTTGTTTGCAACTGGACCTCCTACGAGTATAAGGTACTTGTCAGTGTCTAAGGATGCTTCAGTGTCTAATTTTGCTACTGGTGTTTTTACTGGTACTACTCTCTGACCTTCTGCTTTAATGTCCTTTAACTCTAGGGTTGTACCTAATACCTCAGTTTTTTCACCTATATTTAAGGATACTTCCTTAGATATATCCATCTTGTACCTTGCAAACAGTTTACCTGATTCATCATCATCGGTGAATTCCA contains:
- a CDS encoding chorismate mutase; this translates as MKNLKERLRNIRKEIDEIDEKLVYLISKRTEYAREIAHLKMELNYPINDEKREMEIKERIYKLCKKYNLDFEIVWNVMGILMEYSKIVQREEINSKNSKKL